A genomic window from Lotus japonicus ecotype B-129 chromosome 1, LjGifu_v1.2 includes:
- the LOC130728222 gene encoding NAD(P)H-quinone oxidoreductase subunit S, chloroplastic-like, with protein MASFATLHGLHGSLLRSQFLGQDYHCTHHHFPLKQPSTSHQRKQTSELHAKFNIMEIMGGRGLCNGEKGLQQELERQVVVDDHPLPPPPESSGEEQEQLNSDGSVVAVAEDAFEKEMMGLTGGFPGGEKGLKKFIEENPPLPK; from the coding sequence ATGGCTTCTTTTGCTACTCTCCATGGCCTGCATGGTTCTCTTCTGAGATCCCAGTTCCTAGGCCAAGATTACCACTGTACTCATCATCACTTTCCTCTGAAACAACCCTCCACATCACATCAAAGAAAACAAACTTCTGAGTTACATGCCAAGTTCAACATAATGGAAATCATGGGAGGCAGAGGACTCTGCAATGGAGAAAAAGGCCTTCAACAAGAGCTGGAAAGGCAAGTTGTTGTTGATGACCACCCGCTGCCGCCGCCGCCAGAATCAAGTGGTGAAGAGCAAGAACAGCTGAATAGTGATGGCAGTGTTGTTGCAGTTGCAGAAGATGCTTTTGAGAAAGAAATGATGGGTTTGACTGGGGGGTTCCCTGGTGGTGAGAAAGGGTTGAAGAAGTTCATTGAAGAAAATCCACCTCTCCCTAAATAG